In Garra rufa chromosome 14, GarRuf1.0, whole genome shotgun sequence, the genomic stretch aattgcaaaaacaaaagtcagaattgtgagatatatacttaaagttgtgagaaaaaagtcagaattctagaaaagtcaaaattgtgagacataaacttacagttctgacttttttagaattgtaagatataaacttgcaattgagagaaaaatggtcagaatttctcgcaattctgaaaaagtccTAACTGtaattgcaattttgactttaactCACAGTTGATAGTTTACAAGCTTATATCTCTCAACTCTaactatataactcacaattgcaagtttatatctcacaattctgagaacaaaaaggaagaattgtgagataaaaagtcacaataacctttttaaaaatgttttatttagtggCTTCCATTGTTTTATGGATTCTTGCAGAAAAATAGCTACAATGAAAGCTTATGATTCTTACATCTTTTATTCCCACATGATATAAAATGGGTCAACCCTGCAGCACTCTATTGAATGTCAATAGTAGAACAAAAATCCTACAATGCTTATCACAGGTCAGCCGGGCGTGAGGGGCCTTACAGGAGACAGAGGGGATCCAGGCGAAAAAGGAGAGAGAGGAAGCCCAGGCGAGTGTGCGGTGGCCCCTAAATCAGCTTTTAGCGCCAAACTGTCCGAGGCCCGCACAAGCCCATTGACGGTAGGGGATGCGGTGCGCTttgacaaaatcattttaaatgagcAGGGGGATTACAATCCCGAAACGGGACGATTCACCTGCAGAGTGCCGGGCGTTTACTACTTCGCTGTTCATGCTACGGTCTACCGCTCCAGCTTGCAGTTTGACCTTATAAAGAACGGAAACACCGTGGCCTCCTACTTTCAGATCTTCGGGAACTGGTCCAAACCAGCTTCACTTTCTGGAGGGACACT encodes the following:
- the c1qtnf5 gene encoding complement C1q tumor necrosis factor-related protein 5; the encoded protein is MTSLQTWPLSLLLVIAVHCSNSLEDNKIPSLCTGSPGIPGSPGLHGSPGQPGRDGRDGRDAQPGEKGERGERGESGQPGVRGLTGDRGDPGEKGERGSPGECAVAPKSAFSAKLSEARTSPLTVGDAVRFDKIILNEQGDYNPETGRFTCRVPGVYYFAVHATVYRSSLQFDLIKNGNTVASYFQIFGNWSKPASLSGGTLLHLIPGDQVWVQMALSEYTGFYSSSKTDSTFTGFLVYSDWKNSAVFA